The window GTCACCGGCGTGATGGTCTTCCTGTAGCGCCCGGCAATATTAACAGCCGTCTGGCCCTACCTTAGTCATGGACCGCGAGACGGTAGCGCCGCAGGTCGACGAAATTCCCGGACCGAAGGCCAAAGAGCGGGTCGAGTACCACGGCTCCTTCGCCGCGCCGAGCACGTACGTCTACGAGTTCGTCTGGGACAGCACCGCCCCGGCGACCGGGCCGTTCTGTACCGACGCCGACGGCAACGTCCTGATGGACTTCACGGGCCACGTCGCCGCCGCGCCGCTGGGCTACAACAACCCCGACCTGCTGGAGCGAATGGAGGAGTTCGACGTCGTCGACCCGCTCAAAATCGCCGGTCAGGACTTCTATACGACCGCCGGCGACCCGGGCAACATCGACTACCCCGGGCCGGCCGAGTTGATGGACCGGCTGACCGACGTCTCGCCCGATTACATGGATACGGTCTTTCTCTCGAACTCCGGGGCCGAAGCCGTCGAGAACGCGCTGAAAATCTGCTATGACGACACGGCCGGCAAATACGGCATCACCTTCGAGGGCGCCTTCCACGGCCGGACGCTTGGCACCCTCTCGTTAAACCGCTCGAAGGAGGTCTACCGCCGGAAGTTCCCCGAGTTGGGCAGCATCCACGACGTGCCGTTCTGCCGAGACAACGGCTGTTCGCCGGCCACCTGTGAGTGCGGGTTCTTCGCGGGCGATACCTCGCAACTCCGCCGGATGCTCCACCCCAAGACCGGCCACGTCAACGCCGACGAGGTCGCCTATCTCATCATGGAGCCGATTCAGGGCGAAGGCGGCTATCACGTCCCCAGCGACGCCTTTCTCGAGGAGGTCGCCGACATCTGCGAGCAACACGACATCCTGCTCATCGCCGACGAGATTCAGTCCGGTATCGGCCGGACGGGCGAGTTCTGGGCCTCCGACGACTTCGCCATCGAACCGGACGTCATCTGTGCCGCGAAGGGTGCCCGCGTCGGCGCGACCATCGCCAGCGAAGACGTCTTCCCCAGCGAGAAATCACGGCTGTCATCGACGTGGGGCGCCGGCGACATCATCGACTCGCTGCAGGGCGCGCTGACTATCGACGTCATCCGCGAGGAGAACCTTATGGACAACGCCGTCGAGCGCGGCCAGCAGGCGAAGGACGAACTGGCGGATGCGGACTTGCCGAACGCCATCGACGTCCGGGGCAAGGGCCTGATGCTCGCAGTCGAGTTCGACACCAAGGAGCGCCGCGACGACGTCCAGGAGGCGGCGATGAAACGCGGGCTGTTGACCCTCGTCTGTGGTCACAAAACGCTCCGGTTGCTCCCGCCGCTGGACGTCCGCGAGCGCGAGATATCGATGGGCGTTCGATTGCTCTCGGAAGCCGTCGAGGCGGCCGCATAACCGGTTTCTCGCGGCGGTCGGGGCGAAATCGGCAACCCCGTACTTTTTAAAGCCAGGGGGCAAATGTCCATGTAACCGAGCAACGGTCGCCCCGGACTCATGTGGGCGACCGGCAGTTGCTGACGGGAGACGGCTGGCAGGGCTTGTGTGCGTGGCAGCGGCCACGCGGGCCTTGTCGGTTCCGACCGTCGGCCCACCGACTCCGTCGGTGTCGCGTCCGTCACAGACGGCCGTGTACATGGCCGGTCGCCCACTGGTAAGTCCGCCTGCGACCCCTCGGAGGATAAACCATGGAAATCGAAATCGCAACCATTGGCGGATACGAGGAAGTCGGCCGGCAGATGACTGCCGTCCGCGCCGGCGACGACGTCGTCGTCTTCGACATGGGGCTGAACCTGTCGAAGGTCCTCATTCACGACAACGTAGAGACCGAACGAATGCACAGTCTGGACCTCATCGACATGGGGGCCATTCCGGACGACCGCGTCATGTCCGAACTCGAAGGTGACGTGCAGGCCATCGTGCCCACGCACGGCCACCTCGACCACATCGGCGCCATCTCGAAACTTGCACACCGCTACGATGCCCCCATCGTCGCGACGCCCTTTACCATCGAACTCGTCAAACAGCAGATCGAGGGCGAAGAGAAATTCGGCGTCCAGAACGACCTCGTGAAGATGGACCCCGGCGGCACGATGTCCATCGGTGACGACTGCGAACTCGAGTTCGTCAACGTCACCCACTCCATCATCGACGCCATCAACCCGGTCCTCCACACGCCCGAGGGCGCCGTCGTCTACGGCCTCGACAAGCGGATGGACCACAACCCGGTGCTGGGCGACCCCATCGACATGGACCGGTTCCGCGAAATCGGTCGCGAGGGCGTGCTCGCCTACATCGAGGACTGTACCAACGCCGGCAAGAAGGGCAAGACGCCCTCCGAGTCCGTCGCCCGCGAACAACTGAAAGACGTGATGTACTCGGTGCAGGATTACGAGGGTGGCATCGTCGCCACCACGTTCTCCAGCCACATCGCGCGTGTCAAGAGCCTCGTCGAGTTCGCCGACGATATCGGCCGCCAGCCCGTTCTGCTGGGCCGCTCGATGGAGAAGTACAGTGGTACTGCCGAACGACTGGACTTCGTCGACTTCCCCGATGACCTCGGGATGTACGGCCACCGCAAGTCGGTCGACCGCACCTTCAAGCGGATTATGGAAGAGGGCAAGGAGAACTACCTCCCCATCGTCACCGGCCACCAGGGCGAACCCCGCGCGATGCTGACCCGGATGGCCCGCGGCGAGACGCCCTACGAACTGGACAAGGGCGACAAGGTCATCTTCAGTGCCCGTGTCATCCCCGAACCGACCAACGAGGGCCAGCGCTACCAGGCCGAGAAGCTTCTGGGTATGCAGGGCGCCCGCATCTACGACGACATCCACGTCTCCGGCCACCTGAACACGGAAGGCCACTACGAGATGCTGCAGGCCCTCAACCCCGAGAACGTCATCCCGGCCCACCAGTCGATGGAAGGCTTCGCGCCGTACGTCGACCTCGCGCGGAACGAGGGCTACCAGCTCGGTCGTGACC of the Natronomonas halophila genome contains:
- a CDS encoding aspartate aminotransferase family protein; translation: MDRETVAPQVDEIPGPKAKERVEYHGSFAAPSTYVYEFVWDSTAPATGPFCTDADGNVLMDFTGHVAAAPLGYNNPDLLERMEEFDVVDPLKIAGQDFYTTAGDPGNIDYPGPAELMDRLTDVSPDYMDTVFLSNSGAEAVENALKICYDDTAGKYGITFEGAFHGRTLGTLSLNRSKEVYRRKFPELGSIHDVPFCRDNGCSPATCECGFFAGDTSQLRRMLHPKTGHVNADEVAYLIMEPIQGEGGYHVPSDAFLEEVADICEQHDILLIADEIQSGIGRTGEFWASDDFAIEPDVICAAKGARVGATIASEDVFPSEKSRLSSTWGAGDIIDSLQGALTIDVIREENLMDNAVERGQQAKDELADADLPNAIDVRGKGLMLAVEFDTKERRDDVQEAAMKRGLLTLVCGHKTLRLLPPLDVREREISMGVRLLSEAVEAAA
- a CDS encoding ribonuclease J yields the protein MEIEIATIGGYEEVGRQMTAVRAGDDVVVFDMGLNLSKVLIHDNVETERMHSLDLIDMGAIPDDRVMSELEGDVQAIVPTHGHLDHIGAISKLAHRYDAPIVATPFTIELVKQQIEGEEKFGVQNDLVKMDPGGTMSIGDDCELEFVNVTHSIIDAINPVLHTPEGAVVYGLDKRMDHNPVLGDPIDMDRFREIGREGVLAYIEDCTNAGKKGKTPSESVAREQLKDVMYSVQDYEGGIVATTFSSHIARVKSLVEFADDIGRQPVLLGRSMEKYSGTAERLDFVDFPDDLGMYGHRKSVDRTFKRIMEEGKENYLPIVTGHQGEPRAMLTRMARGETPYELDKGDKVIFSARVIPEPTNEGQRYQAEKLLGMQGARIYDDIHVSGHLNTEGHYEMLQALNPENVIPAHQSMEGFAPYVDLARNEGYQLGRDLHVTENGNIIQLTE